TAGCCCATTCCGAAGAACTAACCCAATCTATTCTTGCCAAAGCATTCAGAGGTGAATTAGTCGAACAAGATCCAAATGATGAACCAGCCGCCATACTTTTAGAAAAGATTGCAAAAAAGAAGAGTACATCTTCAAAATAATGTAAGATTTTATAACATATACTTGACAGATTTTATGACATATGTTATATTTATAATAACTTCAAAAGGAGTTAAAAATGGTCACCTTTTATAATAAATTAGGTGCAAAAATTAAAACTCTAAGGGAACAAGTGGGATTTTCTCAAGAGCGGTTGGCGGATTTGTTGAAAATCGGCAGAGCTTCTCTTTCCCTGATTGAGAATGGAGAACGAAAGATAACTGCTGAAGAGATAGCAAAGCTTTCTAAGATATTTAATATTAGCTCAGATATTTTGCTCGACCTAAAAAGAGACATAAAGGTGGTCTTAGACAAAAAGGAAAAGGAGTTCGCTAAAACAAGACAAGAAATACGTATTAGTGTTCCTCAGAAGAACTTGAAAAAGTTTAAAGAAGTTTTTCTATATATTCTTAATAAAGTTGGCTCAAAGCCAAACATAGGGGAATCAGTGTTGTATAAGCTTCTTTATTTTATCGATTTTAATTATTATGAAAAATATGAAGAACAATTGATAGGGGCAACATATATTAAGAATAATTACGGGCCTACCCCAAAAGAATTCATTAAGATAGTTGAAGACATGGTGAATAGAAAAGAACTGATGTGGATAGATGACAAATATTTTCAATATCCACAAAGAAAATGTCTGCCTTTAAAACAACCTGATTTGACCAAATTGAAAGCAAATGAAATAAAAATGATTGACGATGTCCTCGTAAAGCTCTCTGATATGAACGCAACGCAGATAAGCGAATATTCACACAACGATGTTCCATGGTTGACTGCAGAAGACGGTGGAATAATAG
The Nitrospinota bacterium genome window above contains:
- a CDS encoding type II toxin-antitoxin system antitoxin SocA domain-containing protein, which translates into the protein MVTFYNKLGAKIKTLREQVGFSQERLADLLKIGRASLSLIENGERKITAEEIAKLSKIFNISSDILLDLKRDIKVVLDKKEKEFAKTRQEIRISVPQKNLKKFKEVFLYILNKVGSKPNIGESVLYKLLYFIDFNYYEKYEEQLIGATYIKNNYGPTPKEFIKIVEDMVNRKELMWIDDKYFQYPQRKCLPLKQPDLTKLKANEIKMIDDVLVKLSDMNATQISEYSHNDVPWLTAEDGGIIDYESVFYRTPIYSVRSYEEDIQ